AACACAAGCAGGATTTGCGAATATCATGAATGCACGAGCCAAAGAACTCGGGTTGGAACATTCTCATTTTTGCACACCATCCGGTCTCGAACTCGATGGACGTGAGGCTGAGTGTTATTCTTCTGCTCTTGATATGGCCAAAATTACTGTACACGCTCTTTCTTTTCCAGAGATTTGGGAGATAATGCGTATAGAAAAGGATTTCATTGCCTCTTCTGATGGAGTGTATGAACACGAGATTTTCAACACCAATAAGTTACTTGGTCAATTGCCAAATCTGGTTGGAACAAAGACTGGATTTACTCCGCTCGCAGGATATTCTTTGTTGGCAGTTGCTACTGATGAGAGTCGATCACATAGAGTAGTAGCAGTACTTCTCGATGATCCTAATCGTTGGCAAAGTATTCGATCGATGTTTGATTGGAGTTTCCAATCGGTGAGCTGGAGATAATAATTATGTAATTTTTCTATGGATATCCAAATTGCTCAAGTGCAGAATATTCCGATGGTGATCAATGTGCTCAAAGTTCTTTTTACCGGATTTTTAGCATTTCTTTTGGCATTTTTTCTCACACCGATCTGGACACATATCCTCTATAAATATAAAATTGGTATCAAAATAAAATCGAAATCAGTCGACGGGGAAACATTGACATTTGTCGGTAAACTCCATGCCAAAAAACAGGGGACACCAACCATGGGTGGAGTGATTATTTGGGTAACGGTATTGATGTTGGCGTATCTTTCGCATTATCTGTTTCCACTTATTGCAGAATGGCTCGGTATCAATTTCATCGCTCGATTGGATTTTCTCAGTCATTCACAGGTATGGTTGCCTCTTTTTGTACTGGTAACTGCTGGTATACTCGGATTGTTTGATGATTATATGAGTATCCGTGGATGTGGCACAAACAAGGGTGGAGGAATGCGATTTGCTTTACGTTTTTGGTGGCTTTTCACTATTGCAGGCATAGGTGCTTGGTGGTTTTATTCCAAACTCGGATGGGATGAGATACATATCCCTGCTCTGGGTGATTTTTCGATGGGGCTTTGGTATATCCCACTTTTTATCTTTGTCATTCTTTTTTCGGCTATTTCATCCAATGAAACAGATGGTCTCGATGGTCTGAATGGAGGAGTGCTCCTTATCGCTTTCAGTTCTTTCACGCTCATTGCTTTTATGCAAAACAGTTTGGACCTCGCATCTTTTTGTGCAGCCCTCTCAGGAGCCCTCCTTGCTT
This DNA window, taken from Candidatus Moraniibacteriota bacterium, encodes the following:
- a CDS encoding phospho-N-acetylmuramoyl-pentapeptide-transferase, producing MDIQIAQVQNIPMVINVLKVLFTGFLAFLLAFFLTPIWTHILYKYKIGIKIKSKSVDGETLTFVGKLHAKKQGTPTMGGVIIWVTVLMLAYLSHYLFPLIAEWLGINFIARLDFLSHSQVWLPLFVLVTAGILGLFDDYMSIRGCGTNKGGGMRFALRFWWLFTIAGIGAWWFYSKLGWDEIHIPALGDFSMGLWYIPLFIFVILFSAISSNETDGLDGLNGGVLLIAFSSFTLIAFMQNSLDLASFCAALSGALLAFLWFNIPPARFFMGDTGAISLGTTLGVVAMLTNSSLILFFIVFIYILESGSAALQLLSKRFLKRKIFLSAPLHHHFEAKGWEEPKIVMRAWIFTALTALIGLMIGILGMGKIHL